A genomic region of Nodularia sp. LEGE 06071 contains the following coding sequences:
- the crtB gene encoding cyanoexosortase B, whose translation MALQQQLKQRNTGQLLNIAIFGFLLLLYAPLLLHWVDGWLNKSISIEHEYFSHGIIGLPFAAYLIWLNRKKWHRLQDTAHPLGAVLLSIGGVFYLSGIPEWVNLSLPTILTGLCFWFKGLPGFRLQAFALLLIFLATPTALPYLVVPYTLPLQSFIAGTAGFILNQMGMEVVVDQINIYVNGRIVEVAPYCAGLKMLFTTFYVSLMLLYWTGALSSRRTTTWFLSSALVISIIANIIRNTVLSFFHGTGREAAFKWLHDSWGGDLYSAGMLLLLVPLLNWMNNYFSTDSELPEETENAR comes from the coding sequence ATGGCACTTCAGCAACAGCTAAAACAAAGAAACACGGGACAATTGCTCAACATAGCAATTTTCGGCTTTTTGCTCCTACTCTATGCCCCACTCTTGCTACACTGGGTGGATGGTTGGCTAAACAAAAGCATTAGTATCGAACACGAATACTTTAGCCACGGTATTATTGGTCTGCCATTTGCTGCTTACCTAATTTGGTTAAACCGCAAAAAGTGGCATCGACTGCAAGATACAGCCCATCCTTTAGGTGCAGTTTTGCTCTCCATCGGGGGAGTATTTTATCTGAGTGGTATTCCAGAGTGGGTGAATCTTTCCCTACCGACAATACTGACAGGATTGTGCTTCTGGTTCAAAGGCTTACCAGGCTTTCGACTGCAAGCATTTGCTTTGCTGCTGATATTTTTAGCCACCCCAACCGCCTTACCCTACCTCGTCGTTCCCTACACCTTACCTCTCCAAAGCTTCATTGCCGGGACAGCAGGCTTCATCCTCAATCAAATGGGAATGGAAGTAGTAGTTGATCAAATCAACATATACGTCAATGGCAGAATTGTCGAAGTTGCCCCCTATTGTGCCGGGCTAAAAATGTTGTTTACGACTTTCTACGTCAGTTTGATGCTGCTTTATTGGACTGGTGCATTATCTTCACGCCGCACTACCACTTGGTTTTTATCTTCTGCCCTAGTCATCAGCATTATTGCCAACATTATTCGTAACACTGTACTCAGCTTCTTTCACGGCACAGGTCGCGAGGCAGCTTTTAAATGGCTACATGACAGTTGGGGTGGAGACCTTTACTCAGCTGGTATGCTGCTGCTATTAGTACCATTGCTCAATTGGATGAATAACTATTTCTCCACAGATTCAGAACTTCCGGAAGAAACGGAAAATGCCAGATAA
- a CDS encoding cyanoexosortase B system-associated protein → MNPLSKFFKEKPATHVAVLLLLLLLLVIGGLPGYLTGRWQWKQPPPVPNLTALREIRKTGITLPDWQTVEQAEQFVGTSRWSLQILKQESTQKQAILLLHPQNGPMDQPEVEWTDINSWGKTRWKRWDIAQYRSAEFTVNRPPKSGSNTQTKVEARFFRVSTPQDTFAVLQWYATPNGGHPSPVRWFLADQLAQWHKDRVPWVSVSIMIPMEPFGQVETTWALAESIGKTVQATLMASPF, encoded by the coding sequence ATGAATCCCTTATCTAAGTTTTTCAAAGAAAAGCCAGCAACTCATGTAGCAGTGCTGTTGTTGTTATTACTGCTGTTAGTCATCGGAGGACTTCCCGGATATCTGACAGGACGATGGCAATGGAAACAACCACCACCTGTTCCCAACCTGACAGCATTGAGGGAGATACGTAAAACCGGGATCACCCTTCCTGATTGGCAAACTGTCGAACAAGCTGAACAATTCGTAGGTACAAGTAGATGGTCATTGCAGATTCTCAAACAAGAAAGCACTCAAAAGCAGGCCATATTACTTTTGCATCCGCAAAACGGTCCAATGGATCAACCAGAGGTAGAATGGACTGATATTAATAGCTGGGGAAAAACTCGCTGGAAACGATGGGATATCGCTCAATATCGCTCTGCGGAATTTACTGTCAACCGACCCCCAAAATCAGGATCAAATACTCAAACGAAGGTAGAAGCAAGATTTTTTCGCGTCTCTACCCCACAGGACACTTTCGCTGTTTTGCAATGGTATGCTACCCCCAATGGTGGACATCCCTCACCTGTGCGCTGGTTTCTGGCTGATCAACTGGCACAATGGCATAAAGATCGCGTTCCTTGGGTTAGTGTAAGCATAATGATTCCGATGGAACCTTTTGGCCAAGTGGAAACTACTTGGGCTTTAGCTGAGTCTATTGGTAAAACAGTACAAGCGACATTGATGGCAAGTCCTTTCTAA
- a CDS encoding DegT/DnrJ/EryC1/StrS family aminotransferase, which translates to MNCKIPFVDLNLQHQPIQHQLQQAIQAVLTQGDFILGKALSDFEAAFAAASGTEYGIGVASGTDAIALGLQACNIGAGDQVILPANTFVATLIGVLRAGAKPVLVDCDPQTALIDLEAAAKAITPQTKAIIPVHLYGQMVSPQQLLEIADTYKLLIFEDAAQAHLAQRDGYRAGSVGIAAAFSFYPSKNLGAFGDGGMLLTRDSDVAQKMKRLRNYGASQKYFHVESGTNSRLDTLQAAVLLEKLPHLPQWNGDRLKIAQQYDLELAPLADAGIIPLQNHSSTGHVYHLYVIKIDDSCPLERQQIQDKLTALGIQTGIHYPIPCHLQPAFTDLGYKKGDFPQAEKLTNQILSLPMYPGLNNNQIKAVVAGITSALSDQAQKLICI; encoded by the coding sequence ATGAATTGTAAAATTCCTTTTGTAGACCTGAATTTACAACACCAGCCGATTCAACATCAATTACAACAAGCAATACAGGCTGTATTGACACAAGGAGATTTCATTTTAGGGAAAGCACTGTCAGATTTTGAAGCTGCTTTTGCCGCCGCATCTGGCACAGAATATGGTATAGGTGTGGCATCAGGAACAGATGCGATCGCTCTTGGATTACAAGCGTGTAATATTGGTGCTGGTGATCAAGTGATTTTACCAGCTAACACCTTTGTAGCCACATTGATTGGAGTTTTACGGGCTGGAGCCAAGCCTGTTCTGGTAGACTGTGATCCGCAAACAGCTTTAATTGACCTAGAAGCAGCCGCCAAAGCAATTACACCACAGACAAAAGCGATTATTCCCGTACATCTCTATGGACAAATGGTATCACCCCAACAGCTATTAGAGATAGCGGATACTTATAAACTGCTGATTTTTGAAGATGCAGCCCAGGCACATTTAGCCCAAAGAGACGGATATCGCGCTGGTTCGGTGGGGATAGCTGCGGCTTTTAGTTTCTATCCCAGCAAAAATTTAGGAGCATTTGGGGATGGCGGGATGCTGCTAACGCGAGATTCAGATGTAGCGCAGAAAATGAAGCGCTTGCGAAATTATGGCGCATCCCAAAAGTATTTTCATGTAGAATCAGGAACTAACAGTCGTTTGGATACATTGCAAGCAGCAGTGTTATTAGAAAAACTACCACATTTGCCGCAATGGAATGGCGATCGCCTAAAAATCGCCCAGCAATATGATCTGGAACTAGCACCCCTAGCAGATGCTGGCATTATTCCTCTGCAAAACCACAGTAGCACCGGACACGTTTATCACCTTTATGTGATCAAAATTGATGATTCTTGTCCCCTAGAACGCCAGCAAATCCAAGACAAACTCACAGCACTGGGAATTCAAACCGGCATTCACTACCCAATTCCTTGCCATCTACAACCAGCCTTCACCGACTTAGGCTATAAAAAAGGAGACTTTCCCCAAGCAGAAAAGCTCACAAATCAAATATTATCCTTACCCATGTACCCAGGTTTGAACAATAACCAAATCAAAGCAGTCGTAGCAGGTATTACATCTGCTCTTAGTGATCAAGCCCAAAAGTTAATATGTATTTAA